A part of Drosophila ananassae strain 14024-0371.13 chromosome 2R, ASM1763931v2, whole genome shotgun sequence genomic DNA contains:
- the LOC6506861 gene encoding LIM/homeobox protein Awh isoform X2, whose translation MKTELRSCAACGEPISDRFFLEVGGCSWHAHCLRCCMCMCPLDRQQSCFIRERQVYCKADYSKNFGAKCSKCCRGISASDWVRRARDLVFHLACFACDQCGRQLSTGEQFALMDDRVLCKAHYLETVEGGTTSSDDGCDGDGYHKSKTKRVRTTFTEEQLQVLQANFQIDSNPDGQDLERIASVTGLSKRVTQVWFQNSRARQKKHIHAVREPEGSSFARHINLQLTYSFQNNAQNPMHLNGTKAGLYPAHESSMDELSQDSSVHCMPSEV comes from the exons ATGAAG ACTGAGCTGCGTTCTTGCGCAGCGTGTGGGGAGCCAATCTCGGATCGGTTTTTCCTCGAGGTGGGCGGCTGCTCCTGGCACGCCCACTGTCTCAGGTGTTGCATGTGCATGTGCCCCTTGGACCGGCAACAGTCGTGCTTCATCCGGGAAAGGCAGGTCTACTGCAAGGCGGACTACAGCAA AAATTTCGGCGCCAAGTGCTCCAAGTGCTGTCGCGGCATCTCCGCCTCGGACTGGGTGCGGCGGGCGCGGGACTTGGTCTTCCATTTGGCCTGCTTCGCCTGCGACCAGTGCGGCCGCCAGTTATCCACCGGGGAGCAGTTCGCCCTCATGGATGACCGGGTGCTCTGCAAGGCTCATTATCTGGAAACGGTCGAGGGTGGCACCACATCGAGCGACG ATGGCTGTGATGGTGATGGTTATCACAAGAGTAAGACGAAACGTGTGCGCACCACCTTCACCGAGGAGCAGTTGCAAGTGCTGCAGGCCAACTTCCAGATTGACAGTAATCCGGATGGCCAGGATTTGGAGCGCATCGCCTCGGTGACCGGTCTCAGTAAGCGTGTGACGCAAGTTTGGTTCCAGAACTCGCGGGCGCGTCAGAAAAAACACATACATGCTG TACGCGAACCGGAAGGAAGCTCATTTGCGCGTCATATTAACCTGCAGTTAACGTATTCATTTCAGAATAACGCACAGAATCCAATGCATTTGAACGGCACTAAAGCGGGTCTATACCCAGCCCATG AATCCTCCATGGATGAGCTGTCACAGGACTCGAGCGTGCACTGTATGCCCAGCGAGGTGTGA
- the LOC6506861 gene encoding LIM/homeobox protein Awh isoform X1, whose protein sequence is MKTELRSCAACGEPISDRFFLEVGGCSWHAHCLRCCMCMCPLDRQQSCFIRERQVYCKADYSKNFGAKCSKCCRGISASDWVRRARDLVFHLACFACDQCGRQLSTGEQFALMDDRVLCKAHYLETVEGGTTSSDDGCDGDGYHKSKTKRVRTTFTEEQLQVLQANFQIDSNPDGQDLERIASVTGLSKRVTQVWFQNSRARQKKHIHAGKNKIREPEGSSFARHINLQLTYSFQNNAQNPMHLNGTKAGLYPAHESSMDELSQDSSVHCMPSEV, encoded by the exons ATGAAG ACTGAGCTGCGTTCTTGCGCAGCGTGTGGGGAGCCAATCTCGGATCGGTTTTTCCTCGAGGTGGGCGGCTGCTCCTGGCACGCCCACTGTCTCAGGTGTTGCATGTGCATGTGCCCCTTGGACCGGCAACAGTCGTGCTTCATCCGGGAAAGGCAGGTCTACTGCAAGGCGGACTACAGCAA AAATTTCGGCGCCAAGTGCTCCAAGTGCTGTCGCGGCATCTCCGCCTCGGACTGGGTGCGGCGGGCGCGGGACTTGGTCTTCCATTTGGCCTGCTTCGCCTGCGACCAGTGCGGCCGCCAGTTATCCACCGGGGAGCAGTTCGCCCTCATGGATGACCGGGTGCTCTGCAAGGCTCATTATCTGGAAACGGTCGAGGGTGGCACCACATCGAGCGACG ATGGCTGTGATGGTGATGGTTATCACAAGAGTAAGACGAAACGTGTGCGCACCACCTTCACCGAGGAGCAGTTGCAAGTGCTGCAGGCCAACTTCCAGATTGACAGTAATCCGGATGGCCAGGATTTGGAGCGCATCGCCTCGGTGACCGGTCTCAGTAAGCGTGTGACGCAAGTTTGGTTCCAGAACTCGCGGGCGCGTCAGAAAAAACACATACATGCTGGTAAGAATAAAA TACGCGAACCGGAAGGAAGCTCATTTGCGCGTCATATTAACCTGCAGTTAACGTATTCATTTCAGAATAACGCACAGAATCCAATGCATTTGAACGGCACTAAAGCGGGTCTATACCCAGCCCATG AATCCTCCATGGATGAGCTGTCACAGGACTCGAGCGTGCACTGTATGCCCAGCGAGGTGTGA